A single Anatilimnocola floriformis DNA region contains:
- a CDS encoding metallophosphoesterase family protein, with amino-acid sequence MGHAFRFLHSGDFDLQQPLTGLADVPEALRPLLVDAPFTAAQRVFDVAIRERVDFIVLSGNLLDIDQAGPRSVAFLIEQFTRMNENDIGVYWAGGVTDPPQQWPGAARLPKNVNLFPAYQVEEFTHFREDKPIASVRGRSWQGPTAPLDPLAPDFDRLFTVAVSYGQTEISPLLHKPVNYWALGGSPHRTTHGDSLRTVHYPGSPQGRKPQHAGAHGCSLVHVESDGKTRVQLIPTDAVRFQTEDISMDPTAPVADQRRPFLERVKDLRTESDDRPLLVSWEMRLSGTPTLAQREKVSAEMLTWLRNEFGGSRVPLWSIGVECASGLLNPGWMTEDTMLGEFLRAIEKACHDDDQPLDLSTFVPTRHQQSSLASIAQIGTGMDKQTLLREAALLGAQLLGADERGPARILS; translated from the coding sequence ATGGGCCATGCCTTTCGCTTTTTGCACTCAGGCGATTTCGACCTGCAGCAGCCGTTGACCGGTTTGGCTGACGTGCCCGAAGCGCTGCGCCCGTTGCTCGTCGATGCACCATTCACGGCGGCGCAGCGTGTCTTTGATGTCGCCATTCGCGAGCGCGTCGATTTCATTGTTCTCAGCGGCAACTTGCTCGACATCGACCAGGCCGGTCCGCGGTCGGTGGCGTTTCTCATCGAACAATTTACGCGGATGAATGAAAACGACATCGGCGTGTATTGGGCCGGCGGCGTGACCGATCCGCCGCAACAATGGCCCGGCGCCGCGCGGCTGCCGAAGAACGTCAATTTGTTTCCGGCCTATCAGGTCGAAGAGTTCACGCATTTTCGCGAAGACAAACCAATCGCCTCCGTGCGTGGCCGCAGCTGGCAAGGTCCGACGGCGCCGCTCGATCCGCTCGCACCCGATTTCGATCGCCTCTTCACGGTCGCGGTCAGCTACGGCCAAACCGAGATCAGTCCGTTGCTGCACAAGCCCGTGAATTATTGGGCCCTCGGTGGTTCGCCGCATCGCACTACACACGGCGATTCGCTGCGAACCGTTCACTATCCCGGTTCACCGCAAGGTCGCAAGCCGCAACACGCCGGCGCGCATGGCTGCTCGCTCGTGCATGTCGAATCCGACGGCAAGACCCGCGTGCAACTCATTCCGACCGATGCCGTGCGGTTTCAAACCGAAGACATCTCGATGGATCCTACCGCGCCGGTCGCCGATCAGCGCCGACCGTTTCTCGAACGCGTGAAAGACCTGCGCACCGAAAGTGACGATCGGCCGCTCTTGGTTTCGTGGGAAATGCGACTCAGCGGCACGCCGACGCTCGCGCAGCGGGAAAAGGTTTCGGCCGAAATGCTCACCTGGCTGCGGAACGAATTCGGCGGCAGTCGCGTGCCGCTGTGGTCGATCGGCGTCGAGTGCGCAAGCGGCTTGCTCAATCCTGGTTGGATGACCGAAGACACGATGCTTGGCGAATTTCTCCGCGCGATCGAAAAGGCCTGCCACGACGACGATCAACCGCTCGACCTGTCGACCTTTGTGCCGACGCGGCATCAGCAGTCGTCGCTCGCGAGCATCGCCCAGATCGGCACAGGCATGGACAAACAAACGCTCCTCCGCGAAGCGGCGCTCCTCGGTGCGCAGCTGCTCGGGGCCGACGAACGTGGCCCAGCGAGGATTTTGTCATGA
- a CDS encoding AAA family ATPase, whose amino-acid sequence MKIKEIDIEGFGAWTGLRLPDLSDEATVIYGPNEAGKTTVMQFVRSVLYGFSVARRQRYLPPVFGGKIGGRLKLGSNVGQFVVQRSAKMDDLPDERGHLTLVDAQGLPRDLSHLDALLAGVDEPTFNNVFAIGLREIQELAVLDDTAAADLLYKLSTGLDRVSIIDVMRELGASRDRLLSADDTASKIPSLMQERDTLRAEIADLSSASRRWAELAAERAMIAEEAGELERSIDGNDAASRLMEVALEIQQPWYVRVDLDRQIASMATVKALPEKAVERLELLKRKIIKGKKQLKRLAAKTEQLNKDLESIEVNRGLISAIPRIEALGEHSQWLVTLEGQITRLKEELKRLDQEIDGQLGGLAKNSGATNLDELPRDTVALLKRPSQQLREETEAVEKARVEAENTKRDVEQLTVQLEGVSRLRMADLNKSIQAAGNKVAILRKRIQVEERLDALGNRRSELEFEADEAHEYQETPMRVTMALGAIFSFGVMLVGFGVFNQYLLMWQDATQPNLTLIGFGLAFGAGSIFGKFLLERQGEDTAVDARRHLDATRNQVADLKQQRDELDAELPTGGGALDIRLREAENELRELERMAPQKTELEACSARNEVAQRRYAAAQESLKEARNRWKNALRSAGLPEDFQPHKVRAVAKSTDHLADSRRRREARKDELEQRERELLVFCSRVQQLMADVRVTPATDKPQMQIRQLSQALAAEKETLEMREGLVLKIRRLKKTKSKFQSGIRNAIRRRHSLFSVAGVVDAAGFKNAAADYAKLLDLRKQRDEISVKIKHQLHDEFAEETISGVFAREGRDLQQRWDERVAKAQDIRTKLAQMHERRGVINSEMQKLAGDRRLSEATLEVGMIEQQLRNSTRRWQQLAAISRILDSVRKAYETDRQPETLREASIYLGKITQGHYTRVWMPLDRRALLIEDHRHQSLPLEVLSRGTREAVYISLRLALAASFGRKGAKLPLVLDDVLVNFDAGRVRATAQVMYEFAKEGHQVILFTCHEHIQQICEEANFVARNLPNRGTTVEVIPAEPVRKKKKKELPKIEPKIELPPPPPPEPVEEPKRERIKIDPNELFDMASVEEQWFDPNNAWQLKKLPPPPPEPKVSYTDFWPIATAPAPSKPVFIAAPEPPPQPKVSGYQWGVNDLPDSWALAAPPAPLPPPPPTPSYEVYTYRQPEPVVVAPAPPPPPRPQAIEPRRPIVIVAPPPPPPAPLPPPAPILMEPIYVAPPPPPAPIVVAPVVVKQPKKVVSVEIKPEPRRRFTWESPEMYAD is encoded by the coding sequence ATGAAGATTAAAGAAATCGATATCGAAGGCTTTGGCGCCTGGACGGGCCTGCGCTTGCCGGATCTTTCCGACGAAGCCACGGTCATCTACGGACCGAACGAAGCCGGCAAAACTACGGTCATGCAGTTCGTGCGCAGCGTGCTGTATGGTTTTTCCGTTGCGCGGCGGCAACGCTATTTGCCACCGGTTTTCGGCGGCAAAATCGGCGGCCGGCTGAAGCTCGGCAGCAATGTCGGCCAGTTCGTCGTGCAACGCAGCGCCAAGATGGACGACCTGCCCGATGAGCGCGGCCATCTCACGCTCGTTGATGCGCAAGGTCTGCCGCGCGATCTGTCGCACCTCGATGCCCTCCTCGCTGGCGTCGATGAACCAACCTTCAACAACGTTTTCGCCATCGGCCTGCGAGAAATTCAAGAGCTGGCCGTTCTCGACGATACGGCTGCTGCCGATCTTCTGTACAAACTTTCGACGGGCCTCGATCGCGTTTCGATCATCGACGTGATGCGTGAGCTCGGCGCCTCGCGTGATCGCTTGCTGTCGGCCGATGATACCGCGTCGAAGATCCCGAGCTTGATGCAAGAGCGCGACACGCTGCGCGCCGAGATTGCCGATCTGTCGTCGGCTTCGCGCCGTTGGGCCGAGCTGGCCGCCGAACGAGCGATGATTGCCGAAGAAGCGGGCGAGCTCGAACGCTCGATCGATGGCAACGATGCAGCTTCGCGATTGATGGAAGTTGCCCTCGAAATCCAACAGCCGTGGTACGTACGCGTCGATCTCGATCGCCAGATCGCCTCGATGGCCACCGTCAAAGCGTTGCCGGAAAAAGCCGTCGAACGCCTCGAACTCCTTAAACGAAAAATCATCAAGGGAAAGAAGCAGCTCAAGCGGCTCGCGGCGAAAACGGAACAACTCAACAAAGATCTTGAGAGCATCGAGGTCAATCGCGGCCTGATTTCGGCCATTCCGCGCATCGAAGCCCTCGGCGAACACTCGCAATGGCTGGTGACGCTCGAAGGGCAAATCACGCGTCTCAAGGAAGAGCTGAAGCGCCTCGATCAAGAGATCGACGGCCAACTCGGCGGCCTGGCCAAGAACAGCGGCGCAACGAACCTCGATGAACTGCCGCGCGACACCGTCGCGTTGCTGAAGCGGCCCTCGCAGCAGCTCCGCGAGGAAACCGAAGCCGTCGAAAAAGCTCGCGTCGAAGCGGAAAATACCAAGCGCGATGTCGAGCAACTGACCGTCCAGCTCGAAGGCGTGAGTCGGTTACGGATGGCCGATCTGAATAAGTCGATTCAGGCGGCTGGCAACAAAGTTGCCATCCTGCGAAAGCGAATTCAGGTCGAAGAACGGCTCGATGCCCTCGGCAATCGCCGCAGCGAGCTCGAATTCGAAGCCGATGAAGCGCACGAATACCAAGAGACGCCGATGCGCGTCACGATGGCCCTCGGTGCCATCTTCTCTTTTGGTGTGATGCTCGTTGGTTTCGGCGTTTTCAACCAATACTTACTGATGTGGCAGGATGCTACTCAGCCGAACTTGACCCTGATTGGCTTCGGGCTCGCCTTTGGCGCCGGATCGATCTTCGGCAAGTTCCTGCTCGAACGTCAGGGTGAAGACACGGCTGTCGATGCTCGCCGCCATCTCGATGCCACTCGCAACCAGGTCGCCGATCTCAAGCAGCAGCGTGACGAACTCGACGCCGAACTGCCGACCGGCGGCGGCGCTCTCGACATTCGCCTGCGTGAAGCCGAGAACGAACTGCGCGAACTCGAACGGATGGCGCCGCAGAAGACAGAACTCGAAGCCTGCTCGGCTCGCAACGAGGTGGCTCAGCGCCGTTACGCTGCCGCTCAAGAATCGTTGAAAGAAGCTCGCAATCGCTGGAAGAACGCTCTTCGGAGCGCGGGCTTGCCTGAAGACTTTCAGCCGCACAAAGTTCGCGCGGTCGCCAAGAGCACCGATCACCTGGCCGACAGCCGTCGTCGTCGCGAAGCTCGCAAGGATGAACTCGAACAGCGCGAACGCGAGCTCCTTGTCTTCTGCAGCCGCGTGCAGCAACTGATGGCCGACGTGCGCGTCACGCCAGCCACCGACAAGCCGCAGATGCAGATCCGCCAGCTCTCGCAAGCTCTCGCTGCCGAAAAAGAGACGCTCGAAATGCGGGAAGGGCTGGTCCTCAAGATCCGCCGCCTGAAGAAGACGAAGTCCAAGTTCCAAAGCGGCATCCGCAATGCCATTCGCCGTCGCCACTCGCTCTTCAGCGTCGCTGGCGTCGTCGATGCCGCCGGATTTAAGAATGCGGCGGCCGACTATGCCAAGCTGCTCGATCTTCGCAAGCAACGCGACGAAATCTCGGTAAAGATCAAGCATCAGCTGCACGATGAGTTCGCCGAAGAAACGATCAGCGGCGTCTTTGCTCGCGAAGGTCGCGACCTGCAACAGCGTTGGGACGAACGCGTCGCCAAGGCTCAGGACATCCGCACCAAGCTCGCCCAAATGCACGAGCGCCGCGGCGTGATCAATTCGGAGATGCAAAAGCTGGCCGGTGATCGCCGCCTCAGCGAAGCGACCCTTGAAGTCGGCATGATCGAACAGCAACTCCGCAACTCAACCCGCCGCTGGCAACAGCTAGCCGCCATCAGCCGCATTCTCGACTCCGTCCGCAAGGCCTACGAAACCGATCGCCAACCGGAAACGCTCCGCGAAGCCTCGATCTATCTCGGCAAGATCACGCAGGGGCACTACACCCGCGTGTGGATGCCCCTCGATCGCCGTGCGCTTCTTATCGAAGATCACCGCCATCAATCGCTGCCGCTCGAAGTTCTCAGCCGCGGTACGCGAGAAGCGGTTTACATCAGCCTTCGTCTCGCGCTCGCTGCGTCGTTCGGCCGCAAGGGCGCCAAGCTGCCGCTGGTGCTCGACGACGTGCTCGTCAACTTCGACGCCGGCCGCGTGCGTGCGACGGCCCAGGTGATGTACGAATTCGCCAAGGAAGGACATCAGGTCATCCTCTTCACCTGCCACGAACACATCCAGCAGATCTGCGAGGAAGCGAACTTCGTCGCTCGCAACTTGCCGAACCGCGGCACCACGGTCGAAGTCATCCCCGCCGAACCGGTGCGGAAGAAAAAGAAGAAAGAACTGCCGAAGATCGAACCCAAGATCGAGTTGCCGCCGCCTCCGCCGCCAGAACCAGTCGAAGAGCCGAAGCGCGAACGGATCAAGATCGATCCGAATGAACTGTTCGATATGGCTTCGGTCGAAGAGCAGTGGTTTGACCCGAACAACGCCTGGCAGCTGAAAAAACTGCCGCCGCCTCCGCCCGAACCGAAGGTGAGCTACACCGACTTCTGGCCCATCGCCACGGCTCCCGCGCCGTCGAAGCCGGTCTTCATCGCCGCGCCGGAACCGCCGCCGCAACCGAAGGTCAGCGGCTATCAATGGGGCGTGAACGACCTGCCCGACAGCTGGGCACTCGCGGCTCCTCCCGCACCGTTGCCGCCACCACCACCCACGCCGAGCTACGAAGTTTATACGTACCGCCAGCCGGAACCGGTTGTGGTTGCCCCCGCACCACCTCCGCCGCCGCGGCCACAAGCGATCGAGCCGCGCCGGCCGATCGTGATTGTCGCGCCGCCTCCGCCACCACCAGCACCGTTGCCGCCACCCGCGCCGATTTTGATGGAGCCGATCTACGTCGCGCCGCCACCACCTCCCGCACCGATCGTCGTTGCACCGGTGGTCGTGAAGCAGCCGAAGAAGGTTGTGTCGGTCGAGATCAAACCGGAACCGCGCCGCCGATTCACTTGGGAATCGCCCGAAATGTATGCGGATTAA